CAGCATCGCATCGATCATCGCTTCGCGGCGCTGATCCGGGCCGATGCGGCGGAATGGCTTGCGATCGGGCGACATTGGCGGAACCTTGAAATGAGAGCGTGATGAGGATGGCAGTAATTATACAGTTGCACAATTAGCCAGAATCGGAATTACTGCAAGCGACAAGGGAGACGATTGCATGAGTTCTGCACAATCCGCGCCAAAAGCGGAGGCGAACGCCGCACATAACGCCTCGGACGAGGTCGAAACCGCCGCCGAGGCGATTCGCGTCGAGGATCTGCACAAGTCCTTCGGTAATCTCGAAGTGCTCAAGGGCGTGTCGCTGACCGCGGCGCGCGGTGATGTCGTGGCGATTATCGGCGGCTCGGGCTCGGGCAAGTCGACCATGCTGCGCTGCATCAACTTTCTGGAAACGCCCAGCAGCGGCCGGATCATCGTGGGCGGCGAAGAGGTGGCGATGAAGCCCGACGGCTCACCCGCCAAGCCGCGACAGATCGAGCGTATCCGCACCAAGCTGGCGATGGTGTTCCAGTCCTTCAACCTCTGGACGCATCGCAAGCTATTGGAAAACGTGATCGAAGTGCCGGTCCATGTTCTGAAAGTCCCCAAGAAAGAGGCCATCGCCAGCGCCATGACGCTGCTCGAGCGTGTCGGGCTGGCCGAAAAGCACGCCAGCTATCCCGCGTTCCTCTCGGGCGGGCAGCAACAGCGCGCGGCCATCGCCCGCGCGCTGGCGGTCGAGCCGTCGGTGATGCTGTTTGACGAGCCGACAAGCGCGCTCGACCCCGAGCTGGTGGGCGAGGTTCTGACCGTGATCCGTGATCTGGCTGCCGAAGGGCGGACCATGATCCTTGTCACGCATGAAATGAAATTCGCCCGCGAGGTGGCAAGCCACGTCATCTATCTCAGCGAAGGCCGCATCGAGGAAGAAGGCCCACCCGAAGAGGTGTTCGGCAATCCCAAGTCCGAGCGGCTGCAACAGTTTCTGCGCACCGTCGGCTAACGTCGGCACGCAAGAAAAAACCGATCCAATCAAAAAACCAGGGAGACTATTCATGACACTCAAGACAACCCTCACCGCCAGCGCCGCCGCGCTGGCCCTTCTGACCGGCGCCGCGCTGGCCGATCCCGTCAAGGTCGGCATCGCCGCAGAGCCTTATCCACCCTTCGCCGCGCCCGACAGCGCCGGCAACTGGACCGGCTGGGAAGTCGAAATGATCGACGCCGTCTGCGCCGCCGCCGATCTGGAATGTGTGCTGACACCCGTCGCATGGGACGGCATCATCCCCTCGCTGATGGGCGAGCAGATCGACGTCATCATGGCTTCGATGTCGATCACCGAAGAGCGCGCCAAGCAGATCGACTTCTCGGATCACTACTACAAGACGCCTGCCGTCGTCGTCGCTGCCAAAGGCTCAGATATCGAGCCGACGGTCGAGGGCCTCTCGGGCAAGATCCTGGGCGTTCAGGCCTCGACCACGCACCAAGCCTATGCACAAAAGCATTTCGAGGATGCCGCGGCCGAAATCCGCATCTATCAGACGCAGGATGAAGCCAATCAGGATCTGGTGTCGGGCCGCATCGACGCGATCCAGGCCGACAGCATCGCCATGGCGGACTTCGTCGAAAGCGATATCGGCGATTGCTGCGAAGTCGTCGGTGCCGTCGCCGATGACGTTGCCGTTCTGGGCCAGGGCGTGGGCGCGGGCCTTCGCAAGGGCGACGACGCGCTGCGCGAAAAGATCAACATGGGCATCGCCGCCGTGCTCGAGAACGGCACCCACGAAGAGATCACGGCCAAGTATTTCTCGGCCCCGATCTACAGCAAGTAAGCCGCCGGTTTGGAGCAAACGCTCGAACTTCTGTCGCTGTCGCCCCCCGGTTGGGGGGCGAACCTTCTGCGCGGTCTGGCCGCTTCGATCCAGATCGCGCTGGGGGCTTTCGGCTTTGGCCTGATCATCGGGTTCTTCGGCGCCATGGGCAAACTCTATGGCAGCCCGTGGGTGCGGGACCTGCTGGAGGTCTATACCACCGTCGTGCGCGCCGTGCCCGAGCTGGTCCTGATCCTCATCCTTTATTACGTCGGCACGGATCTGATCAATCAGGCCGCCGCAGCCATGGGGCGCGGCCCCGTCCAGATCAGCGGCGTCGCCGCCGGCATCTGGGTGCTGGGCATCGTGCAGGGCGCTTATTCCACTGAAATCCTGCGCGGCGCGATCACCGCCATCCCCGTGGGCCAGATCGAGGCGGCGCGCGCCTATGGCATGCCGCGCGGGCTGATGGCCCGGCGCGTGACGATCCCCGCGATGACCGCTTTTGCCATTCCGGGCCTTGCCAACCTGTGGCTGATCGCCACCAAGGACACCGCCCTTCTGGCCGTCGTCGGCTTTAGCGAACTGACGCTCGAGACACGCCAGGCCGCGCAATCGACCCGCGCCTATTTTACCTTCTTCCTCGCCGCCGGTTTTCTCTACCTGATGGTCACGCTCTTCTCGGGCGTCATCTTCGGGCGGATCGAGAAATGGGCGCGGCGCGGTCAGCCGACGCATCGGAGCTGACCCATGGGATTTATCCGCGCCATGCTCATTCCTCGCCGCATCATCATGCTGGGCCTCTTCGCGGCCTTCGTGATCTGGTGCGCGCTGTCGATGGATTGGAGCTGGCTGCCGCGCTACACGCCCCTCATCCTGGAGGGGCTGTGGGCGACGATCTGGATTTTGGCCGTTTCGCTTATCCTGGGCTTCATGCTAGCCGTGCCTCTGGGCCTCGCGCAGGCAATCGGGCCTTGGTATCTCGCGGCGCCCGCGCGCGCGTTTTGCACCGTGATCCGTGGCACGCCGCTGCTGTTGCAGATCTGGCTGCTCTATTACGGCCTCGGCTCGCTCTTTCCGCAATTCCCGGCCATTCGAAATTCCGATCTCTGGCCCTATCTTCGGCAGGCCTGGCCGTATGCCGTGCTGTCGCTCACGCTGTCCTATGCGGGCTACGAGGGCGAGGTGATGCGCGGTGCGTTTGCCTCGGTGCAAAAGGGTCAGATCGAGGCGGCGCGCGCCTACGGGATGCCGCGCCACAAGATCTTTTTCCGTATCTGGCTGCCCCAGGCGATCCGCAGCGCCCTGCCCACGCTGGGCGGCGAGACGATCCTGCAGCTCAAGGCGACCCCGCTGGTGGCCACAATCACGATCGTCGAGCTTTACGCCGTCGCCAGCCGCGTGCGGCAGGACACGTTCATCGTCTACGAGCCTCTCTTGTTGTTGGCCGCCGGATATCTGGTCATCGCCGGGATCATCACGCTGGCCTTCCGCCTGATTGAGGGGCGCGGCCCCAAGATGAGCCGCTAGCGCGGTTTTAAAGGCGCCAGCGCCGCGCGCTCATCCGCGTCCAGCTGCGCAAGCAGGCCCGTCTCCCACTCAAGATACCGGCGCGCGGCGTCGAGATTGCCATCATGCCGGTCATGCACGAACCAAAGATGGTCAATGCACTCGGCCTCCGTGGGGCTATCGGGGGAGGCGACGACGGTCAGGCCTGCTGCCTGCCACGCCTCCGGCCCGCTGGGGATCGCTTCGACGTCGGCATGGCCTTGATGCTTCAGCTCCGCGATGACCCCCTCGACCAGCGCAGGATCGCGCCCGACCACGGTGATCGGCGCCCGGAACCTCGGCCGCTCCCGCCAAAGATGCGCGCGGTTGACCCATGTTGCGCCGTCAATATGCGCGGCGCGGAAATCGAGACCCCGCGACGCATCCAGCCATGTGCCGGGCCGCATACGGCGCATCTCTGGCGTCTCGGCTGCGCTATCGGGCGCCACCTCCTCCATCGGAGCGCCTTGCAGAATACAGGCATCCTGCCCCATCCCGCGCAGCCAGATCGCCGTCGTCGCGGCGCGCAGGCCGGTGTCACAGCTCAGCACGATGCGCGCGCCGCGCACGGCCAGCTTTTCGTCCGTTGCCTGCACCAGCTGCCCACCCGGCGCCGAGGCAAACCCTGCGGCATGGCCCGCGCGGTACTCGGCCTCGCTGCGCACGTCGAAGCGGTAAATCGTGCGCGCGGTGCCCTCGAGAAGGTCCAGCGCAGTCATGTCCAGCACCGGCAAGCCATAGTCCGCGATCAACGCGGCGGCCCGGCGACGCGCCGCCTTGCGGCCCTCGGGCGGCACCTCGGGCAGCGTCCCGGCTGTGCGCCCGTGATCCAGATCATACCCCGCCAGCCGCCAGCCCTGCGTGCCGTTGCGCAGCGCGTGTACCGGACCATCCCAGCCCGCCAGCCGCAGCGTCTCGGCGCCGATGATCGACCGCGTCCGCCCGGCGCAATTGACCACGATGGGCGTGCCCGGGGCAGTCATCTGGCCTGCGCGATAGCCCAGCTCGGCATTGGGGCAGGAGCGCGCGCCGGGGATCGACATCTTGGTAAACTCACCTGCGCTGCGCCCATCGAGCACCACCGGCGCGCGCCCACTCTCTTGCATCGCGCGCAGCTCCTCCGCAGAGACCGAGGGCGTGCCCAGCTCATGCTCCACGATCTCGCCGAAGGTCTTGGACGGCAGGTTCACCCCCTTGAAGAGCGTATGCCCCGCCGCCGCCCAGCCCGGCGCGCCGCCCTCCATGATGTGTAGATCGCCGTAGCCCAGCGCGCCCAGTACCTCGGCGCCGCGATCTGCGATGCCATCTCCGTCATCGAAGAGGATGCAGCGCACGGCCCGGCGCGGCATCAGGCGGGGCGCGTCATGCTCCAGCCGGCTGAACGGGATATTCACGGCAAAAAACGGATGACCCTCGCCGTATCGACCGAATTCACGCAGGTCGATCAGCGCGACCTCGCTGCCATCCGTCAGCGCGGCGCGCACCTTTGCAACGCTGATGCGCGCCGCGCTCATTTGCGTGTCTTGGCGCCGATATCCATCACCTTGCAGGTGCCCGCCTCCAGATCGTAGCTGATCCGCTGATCCAGCGATTCCAGCGGCTGGCCGTAGAAGTGCAGGTGCCGGATCACCTCGGTGCCCTCGATGACCACGCTATGGATATCGTCGGGCATCATGGCCAGTGCATTGCCCGGGCGCAGATCGACCTCCGCGCGCAACTTCAAGTCGGCTTTTCCGGGCACCGATCCATCATCGACGCGCTCGTACACCTTGTTCTGCTCGGCACCCTCGACAGCGGCGATGCAGGCAAAGACGGTGTGATTATGCGGCGGGATCACCTTGCCCGGCTGCATCACGTTCAGATAGAGCGTCAGGCCGCTGGGATCGTCAGCGATGAAATAGCGGTTCTGCTTCTCCTCGGGGCTGGGCGCGGGAAAATCGTCCTCGCCCCACAGCTCGGGGCGTGCGGCGATCTCCATGAGGCGCTCCTTGATCCGATCAAGGCGGGTGCGGGTCATCGCGCCCTCGCCGGCGATGTGGCGGGCGTCAGCGATAAAGGCATCGGTGGCCTCCTTGCGTTCGGCGGCGTGGCTCATCTCAATCTCCTCCTTCAGGCGGAAAATTCGGCGCGCAGGGCGTCTGTATGTTGACCAAGGGCCGGCACATCGCCCGGCTGGGGCACTGTGCCATTTGCCAGAGCGCCGGGGGCCAGCATCCTGACCGGCCCCGTGGGGCTGCCCACCTCGACAAAACGGTTCTGCGGATGCTGCGCCAGATCTTCCATAGTGCTCACGCGGCCATAGGCAATGCGCGCCGCCTCCAACCGCTGAACCATCTGGTCGCGCAAGACCTCGGCAAAGACGGGACGGATGATATCGTCCAAGGCCGCGCGGTTCTCGACCCGGTGGGAGTTGGTGTCAAAGCGGGGATCCTGCGGCAAGTCGGGCAAGCTTAGGATATCGGAGCAAAACACGCGCCATTCCCGCTCATTCTGAATGGAAAACAGCACATCCTTGCCGTCCGCGCAGGTATAGGCGCCATAGGGCGCGATCGTGGGGTGATTGAGCCCGCTGCGCACCGGCGCCTTGCCGCCATAGACATATTGCAGATAGGGCACGTTCATCCAGTCGGTCAGCGCATGAAACAGCGAGATCGACAGATGCCGCCCCTGCCCCGTGATGCCGCGCCCGATCAGCGCCTGCAGCACCGCCTGATAGGCCGTCATGCCCGCCGCGATATCGCAGACCGACACACCGACGCGGGTCAGCTGGTCATCGGTTCCCGTGATCTGCGACAGGCCACTTTCGGCCTGTACCAGCAGGTCGTATGCCTTGAGATCCTTCAGCGGCCCCTCCTCGCCATACCCGGAAATGGCCACCGTTATCAGGCGCGGATATGTGCGGCGCAACTCTGCCTGATCGAAGCCCAGCCGCGCCACAGCACCCGGCGCGAGGTTCTGGATGAATACATCAGCCTTGGCCAGCATCCGGTCCATCAACGCCTTGTCTGCTTCCTGGCGCAGATCAAGGCAAACCGATTCCTTGCCGCGATTGAGCCAGACGAAATACGCGCTCTCACCGTGCACCAGATGGTCATAGCCGCGTGCAAAATCGCCCTCGGGGCGCTCGACCTTGATGACGCGCGCCCCCGCCTCGGCCAGCCGGCCCGATACATAGGGCGCGGCCACTGCCTGCTCGATTGAGACCACCATCAATCCTGCCAGATCGCC
This portion of the Roseovarius nanhaiticus genome encodes:
- a CDS encoding transporter substrate-binding domain-containing protein, encoding MTLKTTLTASAAALALLTGAALADPVKVGIAAEPYPPFAAPDSAGNWTGWEVEMIDAVCAAADLECVLTPVAWDGIIPSLMGEQIDVIMASMSITEERAKQIDFSDHYYKTPAVVVAAKGSDIEPTVEGLSGKILGVQASTTHQAYAQKHFEDAAAEIRIYQTQDEANQDLVSGRIDAIQADSIAMADFVESDIGDCCEVVGAVADDVAVLGQGVGAGLRKGDDALREKINMGIAAVLENGTHEEITAKYFSAPIYSK
- a CDS encoding rhodanese-like domain-containing protein gives rise to the protein MSAARISVAKVRAALTDGSEVALIDLREFGRYGEGHPFFAVNIPFSRLEHDAPRLMPRRAVRCILFDDGDGIADRGAEVLGALGYGDLHIMEGGAPGWAAAGHTLFKGVNLPSKTFGEIVEHELGTPSVSAEELRAMQESGRAPVVLDGRSAGEFTKMSIPGARSCPNAELGYRAGQMTAPGTPIVVNCAGRTRSIIGAETLRLAGWDGPVHALRNGTQGWRLAGYDLDHGRTAGTLPEVPPEGRKAARRRAAALIADYGLPVLDMTALDLLEGTARTIYRFDVRSEAEYRAGHAAGFASAPGGQLVQATDEKLAVRGARIVLSCDTGLRAATTAIWLRGMGQDACILQGAPMEEVAPDSAAETPEMRRMRPGTWLDASRGLDFRAAHIDGATWVNRAHLWRERPRFRAPITVVGRDPALVEGVIAELKHQGHADVEAIPSGPEAWQAAGLTVVASPDSPTEAECIDHLWFVHDRHDGNLDAARRYLEWETGLLAQLDADERAALAPLKPR
- a CDS encoding CaiB/BaiF CoA transferase family protein, coding for MCKAGTGGFMAGDLAGLMVVSIEQAVAAPYVSGRLAEAGARVIKVERPEGDFARGYDHLVHGESAYFVWLNRGKESVCLDLRQEADKALMDRMLAKADVFIQNLAPGAVARLGFDQAELRRTYPRLITVAISGYGEEGPLKDLKAYDLLVQAESGLSQITGTDDQLTRVGVSVCDIAAGMTAYQAVLQALIGRGITGQGRHLSISLFHALTDWMNVPYLQYVYGGKAPVRSGLNHPTIAPYGAYTCADGKDVLFSIQNEREWRVFCSDILSLPDLPQDPRFDTNSHRVENRAALDDIIRPVFAEVLRDQMVQRLEAARIAYGRVSTMEDLAQHPQNRFVEVGSPTGPVRMLAPGALANGTVPQPGDVPALGQHTDALRAEFSA
- a CDS encoding ABC transporter permease; translation: MEQTLELLSLSPPGWGANLLRGLAASIQIALGAFGFGLIIGFFGAMGKLYGSPWVRDLLEVYTTVVRAVPELVLILILYYVGTDLINQAAAAMGRGPVQISGVAAGIWVLGIVQGAYSTEILRGAITAIPVGQIEAARAYGMPRGLMARRVTIPAMTAFAIPGLANLWLIATKDTALLAVVGFSELTLETRQAAQSTRAYFTFFLAAGFLYLMVTLFSGVIFGRIEKWARRGQPTHRS
- a CDS encoding ABC transporter ATP-binding protein codes for the protein MSSAQSAPKAEANAAHNASDEVETAAEAIRVEDLHKSFGNLEVLKGVSLTAARGDVVAIIGGSGSGKSTMLRCINFLETPSSGRIIVGGEEVAMKPDGSPAKPRQIERIRTKLAMVFQSFNLWTHRKLLENVIEVPVHVLKVPKKEAIASAMTLLERVGLAEKHASYPAFLSGGQQQRAAIARALAVEPSVMLFDEPTSALDPELVGEVLTVIRDLAAEGRTMILVTHEMKFAREVASHVIYLSEGRIEEEGPPEEVFGNPKSERLQQFLRTVG
- a CDS encoding ABC transporter permease; this encodes MGFIRAMLIPRRIIMLGLFAAFVIWCALSMDWSWLPRYTPLILEGLWATIWILAVSLILGFMLAVPLGLAQAIGPWYLAAPARAFCTVIRGTPLLLQIWLLYYGLGSLFPQFPAIRNSDLWPYLRQAWPYAVLSLTLSYAGYEGEVMRGAFASVQKGQIEAARAYGMPRHKIFFRIWLPQAIRSALPTLGGETILQLKATPLVATITIVELYAVASRVRQDTFIVYEPLLLLAAGYLVIAGIITLAFRLIEGRGPKMSR